From Salinicola endophyticus:
CGGCGGCTGGGATCATTTCGCGGAGAGACGCGCATGAACCGGGCCCCCAAGAGCGTCTGGCGTCGCCCCACTCACTTTCTGGCCTTCGGGCTTGGCAGTGGCGCCGTGCCCTTTGCACCGGGTACCTTCGGGACTCTGGCAGCGATCCCGTTCTACTGGCTGCTCTCGGGGTTGCCGCTGGGTCTCTATCTGGGCGTGATGGGTATCGCCACGCTGCTCGGCATCTGGCTGTGTGGCAAGACTTCGCGGGATCTCGGCGTGCACGACCACTCGGGTATCGTGTGGGACGAGTTCGTCGGCTACTGGCTGACCATGGCCGCGGTGCCGTTCTCGTGGGAGTCGGCGCTTTGGGGTTTCGTGGTGTTTCGGGTGTTCGACATCATCAAGCCGTGGCCGATCCGCTGGGTCGACCGGCGCGTGGCCGGGGGGATCGGCATCATGTTCGACGACATCCTGGCCGCGGTCTATGCCTGGAGCGTGATGCATCTCTGGTTCTGGCTGCACTGAACGAGCGGCGTCCCGGGTTGCGTACATCACCTGAGAAGACGTCGCCGAATCAATATCTACAGCGACCCCCTCAATCAACTCTGACAAGGAGCGCGGAATGCGCAAGTGGATCGGCGCGGGTGCCGCTATCGTGATCGTCGTGGGCGGGGGCTATCTCGGCGCCCAGGCCTACTCCAGCCATCGCTTCGAGCAGGAGATGTCGCAGCTCGTGGCACGCCTGGATGCCAGCCCGCAGTGGCAGGTCGAACGCACCGACGTCGACAGCGGCTGGTTCCACTCCAGCGGCCGCTTGGAAGCGCGCTACCTCGATGACGAGATCGAGCCGGTGGTGATCGAGGCGCCCTACCAGGCCGACCATGGACTGTTCGAGACCAGCTTCTCCGGCGAGGGGCAGGTGCATATCGGCGACGACCGCACGCTGTTCGGCGATCTGCTCGAGAGTGACGGCCCGCTGACCTGGAACGGACGCTTTCTGACCCGCGAGCAGCGTATGGAAGCCACGATCGCGCTGCCCGGTTTCTCTCAGCAGTGGACCGTGCCCGCCGGTGAAGTCGGCGGCGAGTTTCGCCCTGCGCGGCCGATGCAGGTCGACTTCTCGGGTCTGACGCTGAATCTCACGCAGCACGCGGATCGGGTCACCCTCGATGGCCAGGCGCCGCGCCTGCAGCTGCAGGACGCCGAAGCCAACATGCTGCTGGAGAACGTGGCCATCGAGGGCGCTTTCCAGGGCGACCGTCAGGCCTTCGACCAGTCGCTCGCGCTCACCTTGCCCACCATCACCGTGGTCTCGCCGGATGGCGCCAAGCTGGTATCGCACGACTCGCGTTACGCCCTCGACGCCAAGCTCGATGCCAAGGAGATGGCGATGCATCTCGAGACCCGACTCGGCGACACCACCATGGACGATCAGCAGCTCGGCAGTGGCGAGCTGGCAATGACCCTGGATCATGTCGATGGCGATGCCTATCGCGCCCTGGCGGCGGCGCTCGAAGCGCGCACCAGCGAGATCCAGGCGGCCGCGGCTTCCGACGATCAGGATGCGATGGCGCAAGCGCTGGCACCGCTCAAGCCGCAGCTGGCGGCGATCTTTGCCGGCTCGCCGCGCTGGGCCGTGGACAAGCTGGCGCTGAAGAGCCCGCTGATGGGCGTCGACATGCAGGGTAGTGGTGAGCTCCAGTTCGACGGCGACGGAATGGCTGACTGGAACCTCGACACGATGGACGCCGAGACGCTCGATCGCGAGGTGCTAAAGCGTCTCGACGGTCATTTCGAGCTCAAGGGGGCGCCGCCGATCCTGCTGATGTCGCTGGGTCTGCCGATGAGCGGTGGCCCGCTGCGCATCGCGCTCGACGATGGCGTGATGACCCTCAATGACCAGCAGGTACCGCTGGTGCCGGGGGCAGCACCCGCTCAGCCCTGAGCGTCAGGCGCCCCGGTCCGGGGCGCGGTGTCGATACTCCTGCGAAGGCCGAGCATCCCGCTCGGCCTTCCTGTTTCTGCCGCCTATGGCACCGCGCTGGCGGCGCTCTCCTATCCTGTATTGTCATTAGCCGGTCGCGGGTTCACTTGAACTTACGTACCCCTGCCCACATCCCACAGATATCGGGCCGCTTTGGCCATGGACGGATACAGGATGAACGATGAGCGAACACGATTGGAACGCCGATAGCCATATCGACGTGGGCGGCGACGCGGCCCAGGGCGACGAGACGCCGAAGCAGGGGCAGTCGGCCAGCGGTGCCGTGGTGCCGTCCGGCGACTATCTGCCGGAGCGCATCTATCTGCTGCCGATTCACAACCGTCCGTTCTTCCCGGCCCAGGTGCAACCGCTGATCATCCAGCGTCAGCGCTGGGAAGAGACCATGCAGCGGGTCGCCAATACCCCGCATCACATGGTCGGCGTTGCCTTCATCGGCGATGTCAGCATGGAGGAGCTGAGCCCCGGCAGCTTCCCCGAGATCGGTACCGCGGTGAAGGTGCACCGCACCCAGAGCGAAGAGCACCAGATCCAGTTCATCGCCCAGGGCATGCGGCGTTTCCGCATCCATCGCTGGCTCTCCAAGACCCCGCCCTATCTGGTCGAGGTCTCCTACCCGCGTGAGCCGGTGGATGCCGAGGCCGAGGAAGCGCGCGCTTACGCGATGTCGCTGATCAACGGCATCAAGGAGCTGCTGCCGATCAACCCGCTCTACGGCGAGGAGCTGAAGAGCTATCTCAACCGTTTCAGCCCCCACGAGCCGGGCCCGCTGACCGATTTCGCCGCGGCGATCACCTCGGCCAAGGGGCGCGAGCTGCAGCAGGTGCTGGAGACGCTGCCGATCATGGATCGCATGCAGCGGGTGCTGCCGCTGCTGCGCAAGGAGATCGAGGTCGCCCAGCTGCAGAATCAGATCAGCGAGCAGGTCAACTCGCAGATGCAGGAGCGCCAGCGCGAGTTCTTCCTGCGCGAGCAGCTCAAGGTGATCCAGAAAGAGCTGGGCATCTCCAAGGATGATCGCGAGAGCGACGTCGATACCTTCCGCGGGCGCCTGGAAAACCTGCAGGTGCCGGAACGGGTGCAGACGCGTATCGACGACGAGCTCGACAAGCTCTCGATGCTCGAGACCGGCTCGCCGGAGTACGGCACCACGCGCAACTATCTCGACTGGCTCACCTCGCTGCCGTGGGGCATTACCTCCGAGGATCAGCTCGACCTCAAGCGCGCCCGTGAAGTGCTGGACCGCGACCACGACGGCCTGGCCGACGTCAAGGAGCGCATCATCGAGTTCCTTGCCGAGGGCTCGTTCAAGGGTGACGTAGGCGGCTCGATCGTGCTGCTGGTGGGCCCGCCGGGGGTCGGCAAGACCTCGGTCGGGCGCTCCATCGCCGACGCCCTGGGGCGCGAGTTCTACCGCTTCTCGGTCGGCGGCATGCGCGACGAGGCGGAGATCAAGGGTCACCGACGCACCTACATCGGCGCCATGCCGGGCAAGCTGGCGCAGGCGCTCAAGGAGGTCGAGGTCGAGAACCCGGTGATCATGCTCGACGAGATCGACAAGATGGGGCAGTCGTTCCAGGGCGACCCGGCGTCGGCGCTGCTGGAAGTGCTCGATCCCGAGCAGAACGTCGACTTTCTCGATCACTATCTCGACGTGCGCCTGGATCTCTCCAAGGTGCTGTTCGTGTGCACCGCCAACCAGCTCGATACCATTCCCGGGCCGCTGCTCGACCGCATGGAGCAGATCCGCCTCTCCGGCTATATCGCCGAGGAGAAGGTGGCGATCGCCAAGCACCATCTGTGGCCGAAACTGCTCAAGCGGGATCGCATTCCCAAGAAGCGCATCAACCTGACCGACGCCGCGCTCAAGCAGGTGATCGAAGGCTACGCCCGCGAGGCCGGGGTGCGCCAGCTCGAGAAGCAGCTCCACCGCATCGTGCGCAAGGCCGCGGTCAAGCTGCTGGAGCAGGATCAGGAGACGGTCAAGGTCTCGGTCAACAACCTCGAGGAGTTCCTCGGCGCGCCGCTGTTCCGCAAGGAGAAGGTGCTCAAGGGCGTGGGCGTGGTCACCGGCCTGGCGTGGACCGCCATGGGCGGCGCCACGCTGCCGATCGAGGCGACCAAGGTGCATGCGCTGACGCGCGGATTCAAGCTCACCGGCAAGCTCGGTGAGGTGATGCAGGAGTCGGCCAATATCGCCTACAGCTACACACTCGGGCATCTGGGCGAGTACGGTGCCGATGCCGATTTCTTCAACGAGGCCTTCATTCATGTTCACGTGCCCGAGGGCGCCACGCCCAAGGATGGCCCCTCGGCCGGCGTGACCATGACCACGGCACTGATGTCGCTGGCGAAGAATCAGAGCATCGACCGGCCGCTGGCGATGACCGGCGAGCTGACTCTGACCGGCCAGGTGCTGCCGGTGGGCGGTATCCGCGAGAAGGTGATCGCCGCCCGGCGTAGTGAGATCTTCGAGCTGATCCTGCCGGACGCCAACCAGCGCGATTACGACGAGCTACCTGACTATCTCAAGGCAGGCATGACGGTGCATTTCGCAAAGGTCTATCAGGATGTCGCGAAGGTGGTGTTCGGGCGCTGACAAGCGCCCGGGCTGCTAGACTTTGAATGACCGTGAAACTCGAGGAACAACCATGACCAATCCCTCTCGCCGTTATCGCTACGCCACCCAGGTCGTCTGGGCCATGCTGGCCATGGCGCTGCTGAGTGCGTGCAGCTATCACCCGGCGCGAATCGAGCCGGAGCCGGCAGTGATCATCGGCGATGGCGATCATGGCCACGGCAACGGCAATTTCTGCCCGCCGGGTCAGGCCAAGAAGGGCAACTGCTGACCCGAACGCCGGTCTCTTGGCAGGTGTGCGGCGGCGCCTTGGCGCCGCCGCTTTTCGTGGATCGATGAGCCGCGTCCCGCGTTTCTGACTCATCATCCCCCGTTTTTAATCATCCCCCCGTTTTTACTCATCATCTCCATAGTACTGCACGCCGAGCTGGATCAACTCGCGGCCTTGGGCCTTGCGATGCAGGTTGGTGTCGCGCAGCGAATAGACGCAGCCGCAGTACTCCTGCTGATAGAAGCGCTCGCGCTTGCTGATCTCGATCATGCGCTGCGAGCCACCTTTCTTGCGCCAGTTGTAGTCCCAGTAGGCCATGCCCGCGTAGGGGGCGACGGCGCGATGGCCGCAGTCGTTGATCTGCGCCATGTTCTTCCAGCGCGAGATGCCCAGGGAGCTGGAGATGAGCGAATAGCCATGCTCATGGGCGTAGAGCGCTGTGCGCTCGAAGCGCATGTCGAAGCACATGGTGCAGCGAATGCCGCGCTCCGGTTCGTACTCCATGCCCTTGGCGCGGGCGAACCAGTTGTCGGTGTCGTAGTCGGCATCGATGAAGGCGATGCCGTTCTCCTCGGCAAAGCGGATGTTCTCCTCCTTGCGCAGCAGATACTCCTTCTTGGGGTGAATGTTGGGGTTGTAGAAGAAGATCGCATAGTCGATGCCGGAGACCTGCAGCGCCTCCATCACCTCGCCGGAGCAGGGCGCGCAGCAGGAGTGGAGCAGCAGCTTGTCGTGGCCTGAAGGCAGCGTCAGCGTGTCGCGTTGGTCGAGCGTGGACATGGTGTAACCGGGTCGCAGAGAGAGAAATGTCGTCAGAGTCAGATGGTGAGTCGCCGCCGGGGTGGCGTCAATGACGGTCTGCCTCGGTGTCTCTCGGCCGAGGCCGAGTCACGACGAGGCTGCGCCGCCCTGCGGTGTTGCCAGCGGGCGGCGCGAGGATGATGAAGCGAGGATGTTGAAGCGAAAGGGCCAAGCGAAGGGACGGCGTGAGGGGCTAACCCCGCGCGTCAGTCGCGGTCGATGGTCAGGCCGCCCCAGGACTGGCACACCGGCATCAGTTCGAGGCGATTGATGTTGAGATGTGCCGGCAGGGTCGCGGCGTGGAAGACCTGCTCGGCCACGTCCTCCGGCTGGATCGGTTCGACCCCGCCATAGAGCTTGTCATGGGCGTTCTGGTCGCCCTTCATGCGGACCAGGGTGAATTCGGTCTCGGCCATGCCCGGAGCGACGTCGGTGACGCGCACGCCGGTGCCCTTGAGATCGCAGCGCAGATTGTAGGAGAACTGATTGACGAAGGCCTTGGAAGCGCCATAGACGTGGCTGCCCGGATAGGGCCACAGGGCGGCGGTGGAGCTGATATTGATGATCGCGGCGCCGCGGCCGACCTCGATCAGCGTCGGCAGCAGCGTACGCGTGACATTGACCAGGCCGGTGATGTTGGTGTCGATGACCGTCTGCCAGTCATCCAGGTCGGCTTGTTGGGCGGGGCCGGCACCCAGCGCCAGGCCGGCATTGTTGACCAGGACCTTGACCGCCTTGAACGGCTCGGGCAGGGCGTCGACGACCTGGGCGACCGTGTCGCGCTCGCGTACGTCGAGGGTCGCGATATGTACCGGCACCTTGGCGGCCAGTTGCTGCTCCACCTCCTCAAGCCGCTCGCGGCGACGGCCGGTGAGCACCAGTGCCCAGCCGGCCTCGGCGAAGCGCTCCGCGCAGGCGCGGCCGAAGCCGGAGGTGGCACCGGTGATGAAAGCGACAGGGGGTTGGCTCATTGGGACTCCTTGAACGATCGACTTATCGACAATGAGGCGGCGGCGCGGCGGCCGACGCTGTATAGCACCTCAAAATAGCACCTCAAGATAGCGGGGCACGCCGGCCGGGGAAAGGGGAGAGGTCCTGTCGGCAATCACCGACAGGGCGTTGGGCTTTGTGTAAAACCCGGTGATTCCCGGTCGCTATATACGCGTTCATTTGCAGTTTGATTACACTTTGAGCATGCGCTGAGGCACAATCCGTGCCGCCGTGCACGCACGCCGACCGACGCCTCCGGCAAGAGTCCTTGAGAGACTCGCCCGTTCATCGCTGACTCCGACCTCAATCCGATCATCTCCGGCGCTCGCTTGGATCATCGTGTCGCATTTCACTCCCTTTCCGACGAAGGGGACATTCATCGGCCTGCTACCCGGTTACTGGGGGGGAGGAATTCATGCATGCACCCAAGAAGCGCCGCTACCACGGTCTCGAATGGTTGCGCTTTCTCATGGCGCTGTGGATGGTCGCCTACCATTTCGGCGGCATCTACAGCGACATGCCGGACCTGCTGCGCAGTGTCATCGGCATGGGCTTTTTCGCCACCAGTACCTTTTTCATGCTCTCGGGCTTTCTGCTTGCCCATGTCGCGCTGGATGACAGCGGGGGGATGAAGATGGGCGGTCCCGCGTTCGTGGCGCGGCGGCTGTGCAACCTCTATCCGATCCACGTCATCACCATGCTGCTGGCGCTGGGGCTGCTGCTGTTCCAGTATCCGATCCGGCCCGAGGGCGTGCATGTCTACTTCAATTCGCACCCCTATCTGCCACTCAGCGACGAGGCGCGGGCGGCCTTCGCCGGGCGCATTTCCTGGCCCAGCGCGCTCGGCCACATCGCGCTCCAGTTGACGCTGCTGCAGGCCTGGGAACCGCGTTTTCTGTGGCTCAACGGCGCCTCGTGGTCGATCTCCGCGCTGCTCTTCTTCTACGCCTGCTTTCCACTTCTGGCACCGCGGTTGATGCGCCTGCAGCGCTGGGGCCTGGCGCTGCTGGTGGTGTGGGGGCTGTATGCGGCGGGTCCGCTGGTGGCGACCCTGAGCGGTGCCTTCGACTATGTCACTGTCGGCATGCTGCACCGCAATCCGCTGTTCCGACTGCCGGAGTTCCTGACCGGCATCCTGCTCTACCGCGCCCTGCAGACGGCCGGGCTGGCCGAGCTGCTGCGCCGCTTCCGCTATCCGCTGCTGGCGCTGGGGCTGTGCGGGGTGCCGGTGGGCGTGTGGCTGCTCAAGCTCGATGGCCTGCATCTCTACTATCTGACCCACAACGGCCTGCTGCTGCCGTTCCAGGCGCTGGTGCTGCTGAGTGCTACCGCCTTCGCCTCGCCTGCCAGCGCGGCGAATCGTGCCCGGCTACAGCACCTGGGCGAGGCGGCGCTGTGCATCTTCGCGTTGCACACGCCGCTGATCGGCCCGTTTGCCCGCGCCACGCGCTGGCTGCTGCTGCGCTGGCACGAGGGTTGGGTCGCGGCGAGCGGCAACGCGGCGCTGAAGTTCGCCATCCCACTGTGGACGATGGCCATTCATCTGGCGCTGATCGTGGTGCTGGCGCTGATCATGCAGCGTTATGTGGTCAAGCCGCTGCGCGAATGGCTGGAGCGGCGGCTGCCGGCGGCGTGGCAGCCCACGCCACGGGCGAGTGGCGGCGATCAGCCGACCGCACTGCGCCAAGTTGCGCTATCCTAGCCGTTTTCGGGTCCATGGATGTCTGCCCAGTGTGGGCGCTTCCGGACCCGCGAATCCATCGTCAAGGAACGCTGCATGAAGGGAACCATACGTGTAGGGCTGGTCGGCTACGGGATGGCCAGCAAGCGGTTCCATGCGCCGCTGATCGCCGCTCAGGAAGGGCTATCGCTGGTGGCCATCGCCAGCCGCGACAGCGCCAAGGTCCGGGCCGACTGGCCCGATGTACCGGTCGAAGCGTCGCCCGAGGCGCTGTATGCCCGTGACGACATCGACCTGGTGGTGATCCCCACGCCCAATGCCACGCACTACCCGCTGGTCAGCCAGGCGCTCGCCGCCGGCAAGCACGTGGTGGTCGACAAGCCGTTTACGGTCAACGTGGCGGAGGCGGAGAAGCTCTGCCTGCAGGCGATCGAGGCCAAGCGTCTGCTCTCGGTGTTTCACAATCGCCGCTGGGATGGCGACTTTCTCACCGTGCGCAACCTGATCGACAGCCAGGCGCTAGGTCGCGTGGTGCACTTCGAGTCGCACTTCGACCGCTACCGTCCGGAGATTCCCACGCGCTGGCGCGAGGCGCCGGGGCCCGGGGCCGGGCTGTGGTTCGATCTCGGCTCGCATCTGCTGGATCAGGCGCTGGTGCTGTTCGGTCGGCCGCAGTCGATCTGGCTGGATCTCGCCGAGCAGCGTGACGGCGCCCAGGTCGACGACTATTTCCATGCCGTGCTGCGCTACGACCAGCGCCGGGTGGTGCTGCACGCGGGGACGCTGGTGGCCGCCGCCGGGGCACGTTTCACCGTGCACGGCAGCCGTGCCAGCTATATCAAGCATGGTCTCGATCCGCAGGAGGATATGCTCAAGCGCGGCGACCGTCTGCCCACGCCCCACTGGGGCGAGGATTGGCGCCACGGCATGCTCACCATCGGCCAGGTGCGCGAGGGCGGGCAGCCGGAGCTGCACGAAGTGCCGACGCTGCCGGGAGATTATCTCGCCTACTACACCGGGGTGCGCGACGCCATTCTCGGCCGCGCGCCGCTGCCGGTGACGGCGGAAGCGGCGCTCGAGGTGATGCGCCTGCTCGAAGCCGGGGTGGAGAGCGCTCGCAGCGGTCAGGCGGTCGCCATCGGCGGCGCCTGAGTCACGCGTAGGCAGTGATCGAAGTTTAGGTAATGACGCCGATCTGCCACGGCACGAACTCCTGCTGCCCGTAGCCGTGGCGCTCGCTCTGGCTGGACTCGCCGGAGGCGAGGGTGAGCAGCCGCTGGAAGATCTCTGCGCCGAGGGTGTCGAGATCCGTCTCGCCATCCACCAGGGTGCCGCAGTTGATGTCCATGTCGTCACGCTGGCGCTGCCACAGGGTGCTGTTGGTGGCCAGCTTCAACGACGGCACCGGGGCGCAGCCGAAGGCGCTGCCGCGGCCCGTGGTGAAGGCGATCAGGTTGCAGCCGGAGGCGACCTGGCCGGTCACCGAGACCGGATCGAAGCCGGGAGAGTCCATGAACGCCAGCCCGCGTTCGCGCATCGGTTCGGCGTACTCCAGCACCTCGACCAGCGGTACCGTACCGGCCTTGGCCACCGCCCCCAGCGACTTCTCGAGAATCGTGGTCAGCCCGCCTGCCTTGTTGCCGGCGGAGGGGTTGTTGTCCAGCGAAGCGCCGCGCACGCGGCAGTAGGCTTCCCACCAGTGAATCCGCGCGATCAGCTTGTCGGCCACCGCCGGGCTGACCGCGCGCCGCGTGAGCAGGTGCTCGGCGCCGTAGATCTCGGGGGTCTCCGCGAGCACCGCGCTGCCGCCGTGGGCGACCAGACGATCTACCGCGGCGCCCAGGGCCGGATTGGCGGTGATGCCGGAGTAGCCGTCGGAGCCGCCGCACTGCAGCGCTACCCGCAGATGCTCAGCGCCGCAGGGCACCCGCTCGACCCGGTTGGCCTCGGCGAGCAGGCCTTCGATGTGCTGGATACCCTCGGCGATGGCGCGGGTGGTGCCGCCGATCTGCTGGATGGTATAGGGGTAGAGGCGCGGGCCCGGCTGCAGCCCCTGGGATTCGATCAGCGCCTCGATCTGGTTGGTCTCGCAGCCGAGCCCGATCACCAGTACGGCGGCGAAATTGACGTGGCGGGCATAGCCGGCGAGGGTGCGCTGCAGCATGGCCAGCGCTTCGCCGTCGGCGGCCACCGCGCAGCCGACCCCGTGGGTCAGCGCGACCACGCCATCGACATTGGGGTAGGGCGCCATCGCTTGCGGGTGCACGTCTCGGCGGAAGTGGTCGGCGATCGCGTGGGCCACGGTGGCCGAGCAGTTGACCGAGGTCAGAATACCGATGTAATTGCGCGTCGCCACCCGACCGTCAGGGCGCGGGATGCCCATGAAGGTCGCCGGTTCGGCAACCGGTACCACCGGCACCACTTCGCTGCCGATGGCGTAGTCCTTGGCCGCGCCTTCGGCCCCGTCCTCGAGATGGCCGATGCTCAGATTGTGCACATGAACGTGGTCGCCGGTGGCGATATCAGCAGTGGCGATGCCGATGATCTGGCCGTAGCGGCGTATCGTTTCGCCGACGCGGATAGGGCGCAGGGCGATCTTGTGCGCGGCGGGTACGGCCGTGCTCAGCACCACACCCGGGCTGACCTCGGTGCCGGCCGGTAGTGGGTGGCGGGCGATGACGACGTCGTCACGCTCGTGTAGGCGGACGACCGGTGCCGGCGCGTCGCTGGCTTGTGCAATCAGGGCCATGGTCTTCTCCTCGTCATCGTGCCACTTTCGTCTATGCGACTCATGGCTAAAAGGCTTTTATGATCAGTTGCTTGGTATGTCTCGGTCTTGGACGAACCCTATCTCTGGGCGGCATCGAGCGCTACTGAGAGTTGCTGATCGTGGGATAACCTGGCCGCATTGGACCAATGTCTTATGGGACGCTCCGCAAGTACCCATCCACCCCTCGAGGGCGACCCATGACCCCAACCCTGGACGAAATGATGTCGCGCCTGCGCCTGCGCCAACTCAGGCTGCTGATGGCGCTGGACGAGTGCGGTTCGATACACAAGGCGGCGGAGCGGGTGGCGATCTCCCAGCCGGGCGCCACCCGCGCACTCAGCGAGATCGAAGCGACCCTCGGCACCACACTCTTCGTACGCAGTGCGCGCGGGCTGGAGGCGACCGACATGGGGCGCTGCCTGGTGCGCTACGCGCGGCTGATCCAGACCGACGTGGCGCATCTGCGCGAGGAGATGATCGGCATTCAGCAGGGCTACGGCGGGCACCTGGCGGTGGGTGGGACCATGGGCGCGATCGCCACCCTGGTCGATGCCATCGCCCGGTTGCGTGCCGAGCAGCCCTCGCTGTCGCTGGAGATCGTCGAGGACACCAGCGAGGGACTGCTGCGTCTGCTCGACCAGGGGCGGCTGGACGTGGCGCTTTGTCGTTCGCACTTCGGTCGCCGGCCGGCGGACTACCATCGCCAGGGTAGCTTCCCCGAACCGCTGTGGGTGGTGGCCAACCCGCACCATGCGCTGGCCAGTGAGAGGCAGCCCGACTTCACCCGGCTGGCTGAGCAGCCCTGGATCGTCTATCCGGTGAGCATGCCGCGCCTGCTCGAGCAGGAGTTCGTGGCGGCGGGCCTGGCGCAGCCGGTCAAGTCGCTCGAGATCTCCTCGACCTACGCCATCCTGGCGATGCTGGGGCGCGATGACGGCGTGCTGGCGCTGCTGCCGGAGGGGATTGCCCGCGACCCGGTGGGACGGGGAGAGATCGCGCGCATCGACTATCGCGTTCTGACCCAGAACCCGCCGTTCGAGCTGCTGTGGCGACGCGACCGTGCCCTGTCGCCAGCCGCCAGCCGCTTTATCGACTGCTATCGGGCCTGCGCGGGGGAGGGGGCCGGTACTCAGGAGGGACCGGTGGCGTCAGTCTAGGGGGCTGCGACGAGGTGGGTGGCTGGATACTTGCGCAATTTTTCTTTGTTGTCTAGGTTTTGTACAGGTTTGTGGGGCGCTTCTCTCTGCCGATCGCCGGGCCCGGGTGATCCGGGGTCGAGCAAGATCGCCAATGAGATGTCGCCCCGGCAAGGACCAAGCCCCCTGTTCCATCCCGGGGCCCATCGCATGACGGAGGATTCCGATGAAAAAGCGCAACGCTGCTCTCTTCGCCGCCCTGCTGAGCCTGCCCGCCGCGGGCGCCTTTGCCGAGAGCGCGCCCAGTGTCAGCCCGGAGACCGGCTCGGCCAATACCCGCACCGGTGGCGCCACCACCAAGGTCGAGGGCGCCACTGCCAGTGGTAAGGTTCACGGCTCGCTCGAATCCGGGAACAGCCTGCCGGACACTGACAACGCCCAGACCGGGTCGGCCAATACGCAGCCCGGCAGCTTGAAAGCCGAAGGGCCGACGGCACAGGATCCGCAGGCCGCCGAGAGGCCGATCACCGATACCATGGACAATAACCATGGCGTCGACTCCGCTCAGGATGTCACGCCGAGTCAGTGATGACGCACTAGCGGTGCCGTGTGCCGGCGTCAGGCTGTGGCACGAGCATTTACCCGGCGACGGCGCCATGTCGTAGAGAAAGCCATCCGGTCACATCGACGGATGGCTTTTTGCGTGTCAGGGCGGGGTCCAGGAAGGGTAAGTGGGTGATCGATCCGGAGAGGGGTCACCACCAGCTCTCGCCATCACGCTCGCTGCGCAGCTTGTCACGCGCGATGAACAGCGCGGCGATGGCGCG
This genomic window contains:
- a CDS encoding altronate dehydratase family protein, coding for MALIAQASDAPAPVVRLHERDDVVIARHPLPAGTEVSPGVVLSTAVPAAHKIALRPIRVGETIRRYGQIIGIATADIATGDHVHVHNLSIGHLEDGAEGAAKDYAIGSEVVPVVPVAEPATFMGIPRPDGRVATRNYIGILTSVNCSATVAHAIADHFRRDVHPQAMAPYPNVDGVVALTHGVGCAVAADGEALAMLQRTLAGYARHVNFAAVLVIGLGCETNQIEALIESQGLQPGPRLYPYTIQQIGGTTRAIAEGIQHIEGLLAEANRVERVPCGAEHLRVALQCGGSDGYSGITANPALGAAVDRLVAHGGSAVLAETPEIYGAEHLLTRRAVSPAVADKLIARIHWWEAYCRVRGASLDNNPSAGNKAGGLTTILEKSLGAVAKAGTVPLVEVLEYAEPMRERGLAFMDSPGFDPVSVTGQVASGCNLIAFTTGRGSAFGCAPVPSLKLATNSTLWQRQRDDMDINCGTLVDGETDLDTLGAEIFQRLLTLASGESSQSERHGYGQQEFVPWQIGVIT
- a CDS encoding LysR family transcriptional regulator, with amino-acid sequence MTPTLDEMMSRLRLRQLRLLMALDECGSIHKAAERVAISQPGATRALSEIEATLGTTLFVRSARGLEATDMGRCLVRYARLIQTDVAHLREEMIGIQQGYGGHLAVGGTMGAIATLVDAIARLRAEQPSLSLEIVEDTSEGLLRLLDQGRLDVALCRSHFGRRPADYHRQGSFPEPLWVVANPHHALASERQPDFTRLAEQPWIVYPVSMPRLLEQEFVAAGLAQPVKSLEISSTYAILAMLGRDDGVLALLPEGIARDPVGRGEIARIDYRVLTQNPPFELLWRRDRALSPAASRFIDCYRACAGEGAGTQEGPVASV